In a single window of the Leptospira sanjuanensis genome:
- a CDS encoding NAD-dependent epimerase/dehydratase family protein, whose protein sequence is MKILLTGSSGFIGRNLHNVLLQSEEDIKIIPVARSVGIDLEKVDINELPESDLVIHLAGKVGVLGSWDNPDVFFRSNYISTLNTIGYCRKHSASLIYVSSYMYGNPRYLPIDEKHPLSVNNPYAASKLISEELLIKYADLFGLNLTILRPFNLYGPFMPTENLIQFVFEQLRRTNCVIVRDLEPKRDYLHVEDFCKAIDKVVRRIPTGIEVYNVGSGTSVSVLEIIKLFGLAMNKEIEIKSLSEKRVNEIQDCYADIRKISDDFGWMPSVNLLQGIRSLVNSVES, encoded by the coding sequence ATGAAAATTCTTTTAACCGGCTCTTCAGGCTTTATTGGAAGAAATCTTCATAATGTCTTGCTTCAAAGTGAAGAAGATATAAAGATTATCCCGGTTGCGAGAAGTGTTGGCATCGATCTCGAAAAAGTCGATATAAATGAGTTACCGGAGTCAGATTTGGTAATTCATTTAGCAGGAAAAGTCGGTGTTCTCGGTTCGTGGGATAATCCTGATGTATTTTTTCGGAGCAATTACATATCGACTTTGAATACAATCGGATATTGTCGAAAACATTCAGCTTCTTTAATATATGTAAGTAGCTACATGTACGGAAATCCTCGATATCTTCCGATAGATGAAAAACATCCTTTGAGCGTTAATAATCCCTATGCAGCTAGTAAGCTCATCTCGGAAGAATTGTTAATCAAATATGCTGATTTATTCGGTTTAAATCTAACGATTTTGCGCCCTTTTAATCTATACGGGCCTTTTATGCCGACCGAAAATTTAATCCAATTTGTCTTTGAACAGCTGCGTAGGACCAACTGTGTTATCGTGAGGGATTTGGAGCCCAAAAGAGATTATTTGCACGTAGAGGATTTTTGCAAAGCGATCGATAAAGTCGTAAGGCGTATACCCACAGGAATTGAAGTTTATAATGTTGGATCAGGCACAAGTGTAAGTGTATTGGAAATTATTAAGCTTTTTGGTTTAGCAATGAACAAAGAAATTGAAATTAAAAGTCTCTCCGAAAAGAGAGTAAATGAAATACAAGATTGTTATGCTGATATTCGTAAAATTAGCGATGATTTTGGGTGGATGCCCTCGGTAAATCTTTTACAAGGAATTCGAAGTCTGGTTAATTCAGTTGAAAGTTAG
- a CDS encoding WbqC family protein, whose product MKVSIHQPEFFPWIPFFDKVDFSDVFVILDNVQFEKGYFQNRCKIRDGKGGFQFLSLPLENSSHDLFINQKLIDRENRLIKKNLKTIALLYSKSHFFSEYFFDICKIFEDSSMQVLASLNVAIITYIIQKLGIDTKIVFASDVVRNEGQGGGKLVFDICKELGATSYLSGKFGKEYLDETLFQKNAIHLIYQDYECTSYNQSGEDEFLPYLSILDLLFNMGKSSLQTIRTGRKYD is encoded by the coding sequence TTGAAAGTTAGTATTCATCAACCTGAGTTTTTTCCTTGGATTCCCTTTTTTGATAAAGTGGATTTTTCGGATGTCTTCGTAATTTTGGACAACGTTCAATTTGAAAAAGGGTATTTTCAAAATCGTTGTAAGATCCGCGACGGAAAAGGCGGATTTCAGTTTCTATCTCTACCTCTTGAAAATAGCTCTCACGACTTATTTATTAATCAAAAACTAATTGATCGCGAAAATCGTTTGATTAAAAAGAATCTTAAAACTATCGCCTTATTATACTCGAAGTCTCATTTTTTTTCAGAATATTTCTTTGATATATGCAAAATTTTTGAAGATAGTAGTATGCAAGTTTTAGCGAGTTTGAATGTCGCTATCATCACATATATTATTCAAAAGTTAGGCATCGATACAAAGATTGTTTTTGCTTCAGATGTTGTTCGTAATGAAGGTCAAGGGGGAGGGAAACTTGTTTTTGATATCTGTAAAGAGTTAGGCGCCACTTCATATTTATCCGGAAAATTTGGAAAAGAATATCTGGATGAAACCCTTTTTCAAAAAAATGCGATTCATCTAATTTACCAAGATTATGAATGTACATCCTATAATCAAAGCGGAGAAGACGAGTTTTTGCCTTATCTGAGTATACTTGATTTACTTTTTAATATGGGAAAATCCTCTTTGCAGACGATTCGCACCGGACGTAAATACGATTAA